CGGTCCGGGAACCCCGCACCCAGGCCGAGGGCTGCGCGGTGACGTTTCCCATGCTGCCGGCGCCCGCCACGCCGCCGACCTACCACCAGGACGTGCGCCCGATCCTCGATCGCCACTGCACGGCCTGCCACACCGGGGGCGGACCGGCGCCGATGCCGCTGGACTCGCTTGAGGCGGTTCGGGACGCGGGTGATCGCCTGTTGCGCGTCATCCAGGCCGATCGTATGCCGCCGTGGAATGCGGCGGGGGAGATGGAGCACCTCGCCATGGATCGGCTTTCGTTCCGTGATCGGCACGCCATCGAGAACTGGCTGCGCGGCGAACAGCGCGTGGGGGAGGGGCCCGCCGAAACGCTCGATCCCGCGCCGCTCGCGCCCTCGGACTACTTCAGCGCGCGCGAGGGCGTGCCCGCCGAAGATCGCGACCGCACGGTGTCGCGAACGCTGGATCCGCCCGCCGAAACGGAGCGCTGGATCACGTCGATCGCCGTGCGCGGCGAATACCCGCTCGGCTTCACCGGCGCGGCGCTTTTTTACACGCTGCCGGGAGATCCAGAGGCGCGCCACCGGCTCACGGGCCCCATCTTGGCGGGCCGTTCGTTGCAATGGCATGGGGGAGAGGGCATGCGCCTGCCCGCCGGGGCGCGGCTCCACCTGGAAGCCCACTACGCCGCGCGCTCCGGGGTACAGGGCGAGGATTACCCGGGCGTCCTGCTGGGAACGGCCCCCGCTCCCGGCGCCCGCGCAATAGCATGCATCGCGTTGGACATCGGGGCCGCCGAAAGCCCCACCGCCGACCTCGCCGATCTGCGCGCCATCGCGTTTGCAGGGCCTGCGCGCGGCGCCTTCGAACTTACCGCAAACGGCGGGGAGGGTCCGGCGCTGCTGTCGCTGCCGGCCTTCGATCCGCGCTGGCCGCTGACCTACGCCGTGCGGCCGAACATCCTGCCCGATGGCCCGGCGCCGCTCACCGCGACCTTCGCGCAGCCGGGCTACCTGTATGCGCCCGGCGCAACGCCCGATCCCGGCGCGGCCGGAACCGTGTACCTCTACGTCGCGGGCGCGCCCTGAGCCTCAGGACTGCGCCGCACGCATCACGGCGCTGCTCAGCTCCAGCGGCTCGCCCTCCGGATCGCACCGGTACGCGTCGAAATCCGTATAGCCCACCTCCCGCAGGAAATCCTCGTCGATCAGCGCGCGGCCATTGCTCAATTCCGGATGCATCAGGATCTCGTACGTCGCATCCGCCAGGATATCCGCCTTGCGCCACATCGAAGGCGTGCCCATGCCGTAATTGATCGTCGCGTACGACTCGATCAGCGTCTTCGGCCACAGCGCGGTCCCCTTGATGCCCTGCTCCGCGAACTCCTCCGCCAGCCCCAGCGCGATCATCGTCATGCCGAACTTGCTGATCATATACGCGATGTGCCCCGGCACCACCGACATATCAATCGGCGGCGACATGTTCACCACATGCCCCGACCCCTGCGCCTTCATCGCCGGCAGGAACGCCTCCGTCACCGCGTAGGCCCCCCGCGCGTTCACCTCCATCACCAGGTCAAACTTCTTCAGCGGCGTCTCATCCATATTCCGCCACCACAACGCCCCCGCGTTGTTGATCACCGCGTCCACCCGCCCAAAGCGGTCCAGCGTCTCCGCCGCCGCCCGCGCCACCGAATCCGCCTCCCGCACATTGCACATCACCGGCAGCACCTCCCCGCCCAACGCCCGGAGCTCCTCCGCCGCCGTGTAGATCGTGCCCGGCAGCTTCGGGTTCGGCTCCGCCGTCTTCGCCGCCACCACCACCGACCACCCCGCCCGCGCCAGCCGCGCCGCACACGCATACCCGATCCCCCGCGACGCCCCCGTAATAAACGCTACCTTCGACATGCCATCCTCCAGACCCGGCGCGATGCGCCCGGCGGTTACCGTTTCGCTTCCCGAAAGTGTAACACGCTAACGGAGCTCAAATATCGCCCGGGAATCCGCCTCGCTGATGACCGTGTCGAAGAGGCCGATGTCCTCCTGATGCTGGAAGGCGAACATGGCGTCGCTCAGCGGGCCGAGATCCCGGGCGGGGGCGGGAAGGACTCTTCACGCGCTTCTTCCGCTACTCCATATTCTCCAGCCGGATGGCGGAAATTCCATCTTTCGTAACACGCTAGCGGAATGAAGCACCCACCGGTGTGAAAGCGTGTTTCGGTCAAGACGGGCGTGAATCGCAGGATCGCGGACATTCGTGTCCGCGACAAATGTAGGATAGCCGTCCCGGCTGTCCACCGCGCCGAAAGGCGCGACAGGATCGCGGACATTCGTGTCCGCGGCAACGGAAGCGCGAGGCGCCAACGACCGCGCGTGGTCTGTACCAAGACCCGAGCGTCTCCAGCGCAGTGGCCATTGAATTCCACCGCGATGCAAGAATCCCGCCGGGTGCAACGAAATTCGTGGCCTCGTCGCCGCAGGCAGGCCGACGGTGCGTCGTGGCGGAAATGCCCGCGACCTTTTGCCGCGCCACCTCCCGAATTACCGGGGCGCCTGGCGCCATTGAATCTCCGGGTGTTGAGCCGTGAAGGATTCGGGGAGCCGGTTGGCGGCTTCGCCGATAATCTCCAGATTGCGCACCACGGAGTCCGCTGTCTTCTCATCGCCGAGAAACCCGGCTCGGTCCAGCCCCGCAGTATACCGCCCGATCTTTTCGATGGACTCCAGGATATCGGCGATCAAGAGATCAATCGGCCTATGGGACATCGATGAGATGCCTCTCAATTATTTCCCAATTGCGCGGCTTAATCGCCCGGCGCGAGACCAGTTCGGTGGGAACGCCGAGCATCGCTTCAATCTCGTCGGCCAGATCCACAAACCGCAGCCCGATCGACGGGTCGATGTCCACGAGTAGATCCACATCGCTGTCCTCGCGCTGGTCGCCCCGGGCATAGGATCCGAAAACGGCCAGCCGCTGGACGCCATAACGGCGGGCAAGGTCCGGTTTCGCCGCTTCGAGCAACTTCACGATCTCGTCGGTGCTCTTCATTCGCCTCGTTCTCCTGATCTTACGATATCGAGCCCGCGCTCATTGTTCGATTATACCTGGCCATCGTCCCCCGCGACGCCCCCGTAATA
This is a stretch of genomic DNA from Candidatus Hydrogenedentota bacterium. It encodes these proteins:
- a CDS encoding redoxin family protein, producing the protein MARTRRIAAVALLLWPAWLAGSAEPAALPLHDLYYETVTLEQFPAARARVLFFFSNTCPVARRYMPRIGELEARYRERGVQFIAINASPADNLREIAQHARDFGLDFTVLKDHDFALVRALDITRTPEVVVLDAGGAIAYRGRVDDQYRLGGVRPTASRHDLANALDDLLAGRPVREPRTQAEGCAVTFPMLPAPATPPTYHQDVRPILDRHCTACHTGGGPAPMPLDSLEAVRDAGDRLLRVIQADRMPPWNAAGEMEHLAMDRLSFRDRHAIENWLRGEQRVGEGPAETLDPAPLAPSDYFSAREGVPAEDRDRTVSRTLDPPAETERWITSIAVRGEYPLGFTGAALFYTLPGDPEARHRLTGPILAGRSLQWHGGEGMRLPAGARLHLEAHYAARSGVQGEDYPGVLLGTAPAPGARAIACIALDIGAAESPTADLADLRAIAFAGPARGAFELTANGGEGPALLSLPAFDPRWPLTYAVRPNILPDGPAPLTATFAQPGYLYAPGATPDPGAAGTVYLYVAGAP
- a CDS encoding SDR family oxidoreductase translates to MSKVAFITGASRGIGYACAARLARAGWSVVVAAKTAEPNPKLPGTIYTAAEELRALGGEVLPVMCNVREADSVARAAAETLDRFGRVDAVINNAGALWWRNMDETPLKKFDLVMEVNARGAYAVTEAFLPAMKAQGSGHVVNMSPPIDMSVVPGHIAYMISKFGMTMIALGLAEEFAEQGIKGTALWPKTLIESYATINYGMGTPSMWRKADILADATYEILMHPELSNGRALIDEDFLREVGYTDFDAYRCDPEGEPLELSSAVMRAAQS
- a CDS encoding DUF86 domain-containing protein; the encoded protein is MSHRPIDLLIADILESIEKIGRYTAGLDRAGFLGDEKTADSVVRNLEIIGEAANRLPESFTAQHPEIQWRQAPR
- a CDS encoding nucleotidyltransferase family protein; this encodes MKSTDEIVKLLEAAKPDLARRYGVQRLAVFGSYARGDQREDSDVDLLVDIDPSIGLRFVDLADEIEAMLGVPTELVSRRAIKPRNWEIIERHLIDVP